One region of Pogona vitticeps strain Pit_001003342236 chromosome 1, PviZW2.1, whole genome shotgun sequence genomic DNA includes:
- the RDH14 gene encoding retinol dehydrogenase 14 produces the protein MAPTAVVLVTALGGGLLLLLARRWWWRWAAKAARPGMSGAAAPLMKGKTVIITGANSGLGRATAAELLRQHARVIMACRDRGRAEEAARELRAELGVCARAGGGGECRGELLVHELDLASLRSVRRFCQQVLQEESRLDVLINNAGIFQCPYMKTEDGFEMQFGVNHLGHFLLTNLLLGLLKNSAPSRIVVVSSKLYKYGEINFDDLNSELNYNKGFAYSRSKLANILFTMELARRLEGTGVTVNVLHPGVVRTNLGRYIHIPLLARPLFNFVSWAFFKSPLEGAQTSIYLASSPEVEGVSGKYFGDCKEEQLLPKATDDLVARKLWDISEVMVGLLK, from the exons ATGGCCCCGACGGCCGTGGTCCTGGTCACAGCTCTGGGGGGCGGCTTGCTGCTCCTGCTGGCGCGGCGCTGGTGGTGGCGCTGGGCGGCGAAGGCGGCGAGGCCGGGCATGTCCGGCGCGGCGGCGCCGCTCATGAAGGGCAAGACGGTGATCATCACGGGCGCCAACAGCGGCCTGGGCCGGGCCACGGCGGCCGAGCTGCTACGGCAACACGCGAGGGTCATCATGGCCTGCCGCGACCGCGGACGCGCCGAGGAGGCCGCCCGGGAGCTCCGCGCCGAGCTGGGCGTGTGCGCGCGGGCCGGCGGGGGCGGCGAGTGCCGCGGGGAGCTGCTGGTGCACGAGCTCGACCTGGCCTCGCTCCGCTCCGTCCGCCGCTTCTGCCAGCAGGTGCTGCAG GAAGAATCTAGGCTGGATGTCCTGATCAACAATGCTGGGATATTCCAGTGTCCCTACATGAAGACTGAAGATGGCTTTGAAATGCAGTTTGGTGTCAACCACTTAGGTCATTTCTTACTCACAAACCTCCTCCTTGGACTTCTGAAAAATTCTGCGCCCAGCAGAATTGTAGTGGTGTCCTCCAAGCTTTACAAGTATGGCGAGATCAACTTTGATGACTTGAACAGTGAGCTAAATTACAACAAAGGTTTTGCTTATAGTCGAAGTAAACTGGCTAACATCTTGTTCACCATGGAGTTAGCCCGGCGTTTGGAGGGTACAGGGGTTACCGTTAATGTGCTCCATCCCGGTGTGGTTAGAACAAATCTAGGCAGATACATACATATTCCTTTACTAGCTAGGCCCCTGTTCAACTTCGTGTCTTGGGCTTTCTTCAAATCTCCATTGGAAGGAGCCCAGACGTCTATTTATCTGGCCTCCTCTCCTGAAGTGGAGGGGGTATCGGGGAAATATTTTGGAGATTGTAAGGAGGAACAACTATTGCCTAAGGCCACGGATGACCTGGTTGCAAGGAAACTATGGGATATCAGTGAAGTGATGGTGGGGCTTCTAAAATAA